Proteins from a genomic interval of Vicia villosa cultivar HV-30 ecotype Madison, WI unplaced genomic scaffold, Vvil1.0 ctg.001687F_1_1, whole genome shotgun sequence:
- the LOC131636298 gene encoding uncharacterized protein LOC131636298, whose protein sequence is MENILEKASVIESMFTAWCVSNGEYEEARSLTYGQFVSKFVYKKKSRTWKPRKKGFTIGRLIWVPPTFGELFYLRLMLTVVKGPLTYEEIRKFGDTQFDTFRDACFAMGFLEDDREYIGAIREASEWGSGHFLHKLFVVMLLSSAVNRPAHVWNETWSLLSDGLLHQQRQLAHNTGVSLLNEWNWNFNYVDTPNEQRSIFDKIMASVRAQKGVVYFLHGYGGTGKTYMWRTLASALRSKHDICLTVATSGIAPLLLPGGRTAHSKFKIPVPTMENSTCKIDYDDDVAELLRQTKLIIWDEAPMAHKHAFEALDRTLKDVMSTYSNSKEIFGGKVVVFGGDFKQILLVVPRGSCSDILKKKEIADFSKWLLQIGEGKLSEPNDGFADIQLPPEILITNYTDPIVAIINSTYTDFIENYQSNDYLKSKAILASTLEVVDQINNHVLDLMLGVTKDYYSSNTVDRSEIHDTNVIDILTPEFLSSLTTSGLPNHLIRLKAGTPVMLMRNIDQSEGLCNGTRVMITKMGNHVIEAKIMAGKCCGNLVYIPRMDMSPLQSLWPFKLKRRQFPIIVSYVMTINKCQGQSLDTVGLYFPRDIFTHGQIYVALSRVTTKQGIKILVYDEIDKLKSTATNVVYKEVFHNI, encoded by the exons ATggaaaatattttggaaaaagcaAGTGTGATAGAGTCTATGTTTACTGCTTGGTGTGTTTCTAACGGCGAATACGAGGAGGCAAGGTCACTAACATATGGTCAATTTGTGTCTAAATTTGTTTACAAGAAAAAGAGCAGAACATGGAAACCGCGGAAAAAGGGCTTCACCATTGGTCGCTTAATTTGGGTTCCGCCAACCTTTGGAGAGTTGTTTTACTTGCGACTGATGTTGACGGTGGTTAAGGGTCCCTTAACTTATGAAGAAATTCGCAAATTTGGTGACACGCAATTTGATACTTTTAGGGATGCCTGCTTTGCAATGGGATTCCTAGAAGATGATCGAGAATACATTGGGGCAATACGCGAGGCGAGTGAATGGGGTTCGGGTCATTTCCTCCACAAGCTTTTTGTAGTAATGCTTTTGTCCTCCGCTGTTAATAGGCCTGCTCATGTTTGGAACGAGACATGGAGTCTACTATCTGATGGTCTGCTGCATCAGCAAAGACAATTAGCTCACAATACAG GTGTTTCACTTCTCAACGAGTGGAACTGGAATTTTAATTATGTGGATACACCAA ATGAGCAAAGGTcaatatttgataaaattatgGCGTCTGTTCGCGCTCAAAAGGGTGTTGTGTACTTCCTACATGGTTATGGTGGGACCGGTAAAACTTACATGTGGCGAACACTTGCAAGTGCATTGAGGTCCAAACATGATATATGTCTTACCGTGGCAACTAGTGGAATAGCTCCTTTATTGTTGCCCGGTGGTAGAACTGCACATTCTAAATTCAAGATACCTGTGCCAACAATGGAGAATTCAACATGCAAGATTGACTATGACGATGATGTTGCAGAGCTTTTACGACAGACAAAGCTTATTATATGGGATGAAGCACCAATGGCACACAAACATGCTTTTGAAGCACTCGATCGAACTTTGAAGGATGTCATGTCTACGTACAGTAACTCGAAGGAAATCTTTGGTGGAAAGGTAGTTGTTTTTGGTGGTGATTTTAAACAGATTTTGCTCGTTGTTCCTAGAGGGAGCTGTTCTGATATC CTGAAAAAAAAGGAAATTGCCGACTTCTCGAAGTGGCTGTTGCAAATTGGTGAAGGCAAACTTTCTGAGCCAAATGATGGATTTGCCGACATTCAGTTGCCACCAGAAATTTTGATCACAAATTACACAGACCCAATTGTTGCCATCATTAATAGTACTTATACTGATTTTATCGAAAATTACCAGTCTAACGACTACCTCAAAAGTAAGGCGATACTTGCTTCTACATTGGAAGTTGTTGATCAAATCAACAATCACGTCCTTGATCTGATGCTAG GGGTGACCAAGGATTACTACAGCTCAAATACTGTCGATAGGTCTGAAATTCACGACACCAATGTAATCGATATACTCACACCCGAGTTTCTCAGTTCGCTAACTACTTCAGGTTTACCTAACCACCTCATTAGGTTGAAGGCAGGAACACCTGTTATGCTTATGCGTAACATAGATCAGTCGGAGGGTCTGTGTAATGGTACTAGGGTAATGATAACTAAGATGGGAAACCATGTCATCGAGGCGAAAATAATGGCAGGAAAGTGTTGTGGAAACTTGGTCTACATCCCTCGAATGGATATGTCTCCCTTACagtctctttggcccttcaaacTCAAACGGCGTCAATTTCCAATAATTGTCTCATATGTGATGACGATCAATAAATGTCAAGGACAATCTCTGGACACAGTAGGACTTTATTTTCCAAGAGACATATTTACTCATGGCCAAATCTACGTGGCACTGTCAAGGGTAACAACGAAGCAAGGAATCAAAATTTTGGTATATGACGAAATCGACAAGTTAAAGTCTACTGCTACAAATGTTGTGTATAAAGAGGTTTTCCACAATATATAA